The genomic region CGAGAGGAGCGAAGCGCGCATGATCGGGCCATCCTTTTATAAGGAATGAAAAGTCTTTTAAACCCAGTGTTCCCAATTCGTCGAAGAATTTCTCGGCGGCGATGAAAGCGTCTCCCTTGGCGCCCATGCGGGACATCAATATCTCGCGAGTCTGGCAAGATTGGGTTTCGGGACTTTCCCAGCATTGGCTTTTGGGATTCCAGATCATCAGCGTGCGCATGGGACCGTCTTGTTGTTCGTAAAACCATCCCCGGTCTCCCTGCGCATCGGAATAATCTTCGATCGAACTGTATTGTTCTCCATCGAATTCGAAGGAAACGTTGAGTTTCGTCTCGCCTCCGCTTTGAACCGCCGGACCGTAAGCGGCGAAAAGCAATTGATCCCCTTTAGCTAGGGGAAAATCGCCCTGGATGCCCGTGGCGGGTTTATAAGCGGGATCGAGAATTTGACTGAAGAGAATGTGATTTTTCTCGCCGTCCGCTTCCAGGAGATGCACTTCGCAAGACGCTTTTTCGCCGCTGACCAGCGAGAATGTTCCCTTGAGTTTGACATAACCGGATGACGGAGCTTCCCAACGGCGGATAGCGGCAGATGGCGTTAAGGGATAGCGCGCCAGAGGAATTTCGCCCAAATCCAGTAAGATGCGGTCGCGGAATCCTGCAAGGTCTTCCGTTTTGACGGAGGAAGCGGGCAGTACGTCCGCGAGCAAAGGGCTGACGGTGAGATAAGCCGTCATTTCGAGAGGCGGATAGGTTCCATCGGCGTTCGCGAGAAACATGGCGGGCGTATTGGACGAACGCACCGATCGAGGAGTCGCTTCAGGATTGAATGTCGCATATTCGCCCGCTGCGCTTAACAAGGGATCGACGTAAACGCTGAAATAATATTGGTTGACGAATTCCACGGCGGGAACCAGCGACGAGGGCGCGACAAAAACCTTCGGATTGGCCAGAAAACGCGATTCGCCGATATCGAATCCGCAATAGTAAGCGGTGGCGTGAGGCGGACAATTGGCGACGGCCTGGATGACGAAGGTTTTTCCTTGCATGGAAAAATCGTATTTCTTGGCGCAGGTAACGCCGTCGATCGTTTCCTGAAAGGAGAATGAGTAATGATTTCCTTCTCGTTGATGCGAGACCAGCTTGCAACGGTCTTCCTTAGCGTAATCGCCGGGAGTGATCGTTTCGCCCGTGGCGTTGCGCACGATGAAGCCGCCGTCATAGACGGGGATAATCCGCACTTGATCGTTCAACACAACCCGGACATTGATTAAACCCCGCACAGCGATGGCGCTTCGCGGATTTAGGCAATAATCGATTTTTAGGCGCGGCTCTTGATAAGAGAAGATAATGTCGCCGCGCGTTTCATCCGTAGTGATGGAAGAAATGCCCGGTCCGGCGGCCCAGGCGGCGGCGGGCGCAAAAGGAGATAGCCCTTGCGCCGCCGCAATCGGCGCGCCAACCGTCAACAACAATCCTGCGATGACTCCAATCGTACGGGCTTTTCGATTCATCATATAAAATTTCTCGCTCGTTCCTTTTTGGTAGGTATAAATGGATAGATCCGATTATCAGTTCAAGGAATCCAACCGCCATTCCCGAATGGCGGCGTTCGAATTCTCTTTCAACGCGTAGGTTTTTCCCGCCAAAGTCAGCGTCCCTCCCCCTTCGGCGTTAAAGAGAATTTCCGCCTCGCCCACGCGAGCGCCAAACCGTCCTTCTTCTTGAATCATATGAACGGGCTGCGGCTCATCGGTAAAAAAGGCGTGAAGAAAATAATCTTCCTTATTCGCCGTTTTTGGCGAAATCTCGATCCGCCATTTGTTCGCCAGTGGCGTCAGGACTGTGGTGGGCGGATCGAACGTTTGCCCACCGTAAACATTGCCTTCGATCTTTTCGATCGCTGCGTTCTCCGGCCATAAACTTCGAACGATCATTCTTCCTTTCCCATTTTTGATAGTAATCGTACGGTTGTCGATCGCAGGCTCGTTTTTGCAATGCAGCAGCCAGGTTTTCTTGAAATCCGGCTGTACGCTTTTCACGCGGTCGAAAAGAACGATCGTATGAGGACGGATAAAGACAATGCGCCGCATCCATTGCTCCATTTTGGAAGGCGAATAGGCTTTCGCGCAATCCCCCGCCACATATAGAAATTCGGAATGATTTTCATAGGCGACGATCTCGCCGCGTTCGAATTGTTCCCGGCGCTGTTTCCACATTTCCAGCGTATCCACCGTCCAATCCCATTTCTTCGCCTGGCCGCCGTCGTTGGCGTAAGCGTTGCGTCCGCCGTCGCGCATATTCGTCCATTGCTCTCCCGGTTGAAATACGAGGAGGCAATTATGGGCGATGGTGCGAATCAGCCAGTTGACGGAATGGTTCGATAAGTAATCGTGATATTCGCCGCTTTCCGCCGCCAGCGGTTCGTAGCGGAAAATCTCGATATTCCCTGTTTCGAAATGCTGATGTCCCGCCCAATAGTCTCCGCATTCGAAGCGCAGCCAAGTCGCGTCGTCCGTCCAATCGCTGCGCGCGTAAATCTTCCCGATGCCGGGAGCGAAATGGGCGGGCGGCATAGCGGATAAATCGAGAGGAGGATCGGGGTCTTCCTCATAGAGAAAATCTACTAGCCGCGATTCGGGATTCGATCCTTTCCGCTGGCGGTTGGCGGTAAGGCGGGCGAGTTTTGAACCTCGAAAATATTGCGCTAGAATGGTGCGCAGATGGCGGGGATATTCGTTATGGCCGCCGTACGTATTCGCTCCGTCTCCTTCCACGGGGTAGCGCTCGGCGCCGTAAAGCCACAAGCCGGGATAGGGTTGAAGCAGTTCGTAAGCGAGACGCGAGTAAAAAAATCGAGGCGCTTTCGAAAAGCCGTCATAACCTATACATCGCCGCGCCAGTTCCAAGGCCTGCGCCAAATGCCATAACGAGCCGCGCGCATACCAGCCGCATTCCGTGAAACCGCCCCCTTCGCTGAATTCGTTCAGGACGGGAAGAACTTTCCCTTCGTATAGTTTCTTCAAAGCGTAGTCTTGAAATTCCTCCACCATAGAATTCTCTCCCCACGTTCCGTATGCAATGAGCAAGTAACAAAGGATTTTGGATAACGTGGAATTATGAAACGCATTTTCGTCGGATTTATATTTCGCGAGATGAGCATTCATCCAATCCAATAGCGCTTGACGGTCCGATGGCGCAATGGCGTCGAAAAAAAGATCGTACGTCAAGGCGGCGTCCATCAGCCATATCCAAGTATCCTGGTGGATATCCGTAACCCCGCGTTGAACGTTCTTCATGGCGTTTTGGATATACGTCTCGATTCGTTCGCGGGGCAATCCTTCTACGGCATTGGTTATGCCATCGGCCAACAGCGAATGGGAAGATCGAATATCCGCATAAGCGCTCGGTTTTGCTTTAGCCAACGCCTGAAGATGGGAGCGCGATCCTAAGAGAATAGGGTGCTTGCCCACATTGTCGGCCCATAATCCCGTGGGAATCAATGGAGCGGGCGCCGGAATCTCCTCGGCGCTGAATGCAAGGACGGAAAAGCATAACAACGGAAGCGCGGCGATGGCGCGGCGCATTCTATCGATTATTGCGTGATTCATAATCTCCAGCCATTATTGTTCGATTTAAATATCGTTCCTTATTCTATGGTTATTAGTAAATAGGCAATGAATTCCGTCTCGAATTCCTCTCTCCTATCAACGGATGAGAAGAAACGAAAGTATTATTTCTTCAACCAATGATTCTACCGGAAAAGGATTGCCCATGAGAAACGTCCGCATCGACTTGGAATATGATGGACGAAACTATTGCGGGTGGCAATGGCAGCCGAACCTGCCAACCATCGAGGGCGCGGTGAAGCAGGCGGCGGAAACGATGCTGCAACATTCCATTACCCTCTATTCCTGCGGACGGACGGACGCGGGCGTCCACGCCGAGCAGCACGTCGCACATTTCCATACGGAAGTCCGCCTGCCTGCGCATGTCGTCTTCCGCGCCCTCAATTCGCTGCTGCCGCCGGACATCGCCGTCCACCGCGTTCTGGATATGCCCCTGGACTGGAGCGCCCGCCATGACGCCTTGGAGCGGGAATACCGCTACCGCTTCTACCGCAGCCAGACGCCCAGCGTCTTCTGGCGCGGACGCTCTTTGTGGATAGAGCGCCAATTGGACGTGGACGCCATGCGCGAAGCGGCGGGACGCCTGGTGGGCAAACATGATTTTTCCGCGTTCCGCAGCCTGCACTGCGACGCGGAAAGTCCCGTGCGCCGCGTACTGGAAATCGCCTTCGAGGAAAATCCGCCCCTCATCGACATGCGCGTGCGCGGCCACGCCTTTCTGCGCCATCAGGTCAGGACCTTCGCGGGTACGCTATTGTTTGTCGGCCTGGGCAAATGGCCGCCATCGAAAGTGGAAGACATCCTCGCCTCCAAAGACCGCGCCCAGGCGGGACCGACTCTGGAACCTCACGGCCTTACGCTCGCCGCCGTACGCTACGAAGGAGACGAAGAACGCTTCGCCGCTCAGGAATGGCTGCTCCGCGAATGAAATGCAAGAGTGCAAAAGCAGAACGCTTTGGGTATTGTTTTTTTCTGCCCTCGCTAAAAGCCTATTTTTCTCTTCTCCCTATCTCTTTCGCATCAAAAAAGGCGATTTTTCAATTATTTTAACTAACACCGATTTTCCTGAGACTATTATCCCCAAATCATTTTCAAGGCTTTATGGGGTTGTTGATAAATAACTCCAATAAATCGAGGATGTTAAGCAAAATCATGGTGAAAGAATTTTGGATTGAGTTTTGGGTAAATACTTCCAGATATCATATTTTATTCCTCATCTAATTCATCCCCCCTTACTCGATAATCCTTTATATACCCCCTATTTTAAGGGTTTTCATCATTTTATTATTCGGACTTGACTTATTTAGTGAAATACATATAATTGTTTCATGGTAATATTATACCAAAAATAATATCCCGTTGAGGCGCCCGATGGACGGATTCGACTATTTTTCCACCCCTTCCACGATCACTCAAAAACACTACG from Candidatus Omnitrophota bacterium harbors:
- the truA gene encoding tRNA pseudouridine(38-40) synthase TruA translates to MRNVRIDLEYDGRNYCGWQWQPNLPTIEGAVKQAAETMLQHSITLYSCGRTDAGVHAEQHVAHFHTEVRLPAHVVFRALNSLLPPDIAVHRVLDMPLDWSARHDALEREYRYRFYRSQTPSVFWRGRSLWIERQLDVDAMREAAGRLVGKHDFSAFRSLHCDAESPVRRVLEIAFEENPPLIDMRVRGHAFLRHQVRTFAGTLLFVGLGKWPPSKVEDILASKDRAQAGPTLEPHGLTLAAVRYEGDEERFAAQEWLLRE